One segment of Solanum stenotomum isolate F172 chromosome 1, ASM1918654v1, whole genome shotgun sequence DNA contains the following:
- the LOC125859391 gene encoding putative disease resistance RPP13-like protein 3, whose product MVPAMESLAKDMVEKCRGLPLAIVVLSGLLSHKKGLNEWQKVKDYLWKNIIEDRSIQISNILSLSYSDLSTVLKQCFLYFGIFPEDQVLEAENIIWLWMAEGFIPRGEERMEDVAEGFLNELIRRSLVQMAKTFWEKVTKCRVHDLLRDLAIQKALEVNFFDAYDPRSHSISSLCIRHVIHSQGERYLSLDLSNLKLRSIMFFDPYFRNMSLKNSSSVFQHLYVLYLEMRVDNMFFVLVPNAIGSLYHLKFLRLKGRIDDLPTSIGNLKNLQTLVINEGRYSCELPRETADLINLRHLVASFSKPLKRISKLTSLQVLKGVHCDQWKDVDPVDLVNL is encoded by the coding sequence ATGGTTCCAGCAATGGAAAGTCTTGCTAAGGATATGGTGGAAAAGTGTAGAGGCTTACCTCTTGCAATTGTTGTATTGAGCGGACTACTTTCGCATAAAAAGGGGCTAAACGAATGGCAAAAGGTGAAAGACTACCTTTGGAAGAACATTATTGAAGATAGATCTATTCAAATCTCCAATATACTATCATTAAGCTACAGTGATTTGTCAACTGTGCTCAAGCAGTGTTTTCTGTACTTTGGTATTTTTCCAGAAGATCAAGTGCTCGAGGCTGAAAACATAATATGGTTGTGGATGGCCGAGGGTTTCATAccaagaggagaagaaagaatggaGGATGTTGCTGAAGGTTTCTTGAATGAGCTGATAAGACGAAGCTTGGTTCAAATGGCTAAAACATTTTGGGAAAAAGTTACTAAATGTAGGGTTCATGATTTACTCCGTGATCTTGCCATACAAAAGGCATTGGAGGTAAACTTCTTTGACGCTTATGATCCAAGAAGCCACTCCATATCCTCTTTATGTATCAGACACGTCATTCATAGTCAAGGAGAAAGGTACCTCTCACTTGATCTCTCTAACTTAAAGTTGAGGTCAATTATGTTCTTCGATCCATATTTTCGTAATATGAGTCTTAAAAACTCCAGTAGTGTGTTCCAACATCTATATGTGCTGTACTTGGAGATGCGTGTTGACAATATGTTTTTTGTATTAGTACCTAATGCCATAGGAAGTTTGTACCACCTTAAGTTCTTAAGATTGAAAGGTCGTATCGAtgatcttcccacttccattggCAACCTCAAGAATCTACAGACACTTGTTATCAATGAGGGCAGATACTCTTGTGAACTACCCCGCGAGACAGCTGACCTAATAAATCTAAGACATTTAGTTGCTTCGTTTTCTAAACCTCTGAAACGTATAAGCAAACTCACTAGTCTTCAGGTTCTTAAAGGCGTCCATTGTGATCAGTGGAAAGATGTTGACCCtgttgatttagtcaatcttTGA